The following DNA comes from Rosa rugosa chromosome 5, drRosRugo1.1, whole genome shotgun sequence.
ATGAGTCAAGTAAAGAATTTAACTCGGAAATTTCGGTTTGGTATGGGCTAAAAGACTCAATTTGCAGTAGTTTCAAGTTAAAGGGGACTTCAGAGAATTTTAACTCTCATTCAAGATACCTTAAAATGCTAGTAGTGTCTCTTCTGCTCATCCTCATTTTAAAATGCATTGGAGAATTCAACTCTTGTTCAAGATATCTTACCTTGCTAATTTAACATCTTTGACTCATTTTAGCTTTCAAGACATCAATTTTATCACGAATTTCGCGAAGCGAATATGGCTGCCCATTTTTTTGCAAATTTAGGACAATTGTATTCGTAAAACTATATCTCATTTAAAAACTATCCTCCTATTGTAGttcctttgtttgtttttgacgCTTTAATATATGTATTGTTAAGAGTATATTAGGGTATTTTGGTAACTTTGGTAGTAGAACAGCTGATATATAAGTCCATGTAAAACTGTAATTTGTAACAAAACTCAGTAACAATGTAGTCCTCTCATTTTTCACGttttctccctctctccctttctctcatcttcttcttccttcgtcTCTGATTCATAGCTCAGCTTTCATGGTATCAGGAGCTCAGGTTGATCGGTGACCTAGATGTTCTTGCTTCCTCTATCTTTTGCTTCCGTGTTCTCAATTtcattcaattttgattttccccaattccaaaccctaacccccaaattcagtttctcCCTCTGCCATGGATCCTTGCTCCAAGCTTGAGCTTTTCACCGTCGTTGTTCTGTTCCGGAATCCGAAACTCATCGATATCAAGCTTCCATGGCCTTGTTCGGTGCGACGTCGTTTTTCGATTCGAGTGCGGACAAGCGATTCCCTCCGGCAGTCTCCACCAGAATTGGAGTGCGGATTCACGTCCATGGTTTGATACAATTACAGAGAGTTTGGTAATCTCTTTCCGATTCACTCATCTCTACACGTTGTTCATCTTCTCTCTGCAATTCTTGTTGCTCCGCTTCACTATACATACTGCTGATGTGCTAGTCTATTATGGAATCTTCCCTAAGTCGTTTCTGTTCATCCGTCTACTTTGCACGTTGTTATGTTGAAGTATATTGATAGAATATTTGAAGAAGAATTGAATTTTGAATTAGATGGAGAAGAATTGATTGGTTTTTGAAGTAGAAGAATTAGTTGTAAATATTTTGAAAGAAGAAGTGAGTGAAATTTGCAGAAGAAGAATTGGTTGAATTTTGAAGAAGTAGATGATTAGTTGTATATAGTTTGAAGAACAATTGAATgaatttttgaagaagaagagttgAGTTGAATTTTGAAGTATTGATTGAATTTTGAAGAAGTAGATGATTAGTTGTATATAGTTTGAAGAACAATTGAATGAATTTTTGAAGAAGTATTAAGTGAATGTTACAGAACAAGAATTAGTAGAATATtgaagtttgttttctttttggatgGATGGTTCTGACTTGACAAGTGGGATAGTAGAAGATGTTAGCTGATTATTTTTGGATTGTGAGAATGGCTCTAGTGTGAAGGAAGTGCTCTCATTGGACCAGAGGGTCTCAGGTTCATTAGTGAAGTGGAGTTATGGAGGTGGAGCAGATGACAAGATTTTATCCACTGAGAAACAATGGAGCTAATGAAAACATGGTGGTGAAAATGAAATTGTTACTAGCAGAACTTTTGTTGGCCATGGCTTGAGGGAAGGCCTTGTGAACAATATCAAGGAAAAAGATATAATTTCTGACTCTGGAAGGCTTATGAGTACAAGTGGCTCATCATCTTTCTTTTGTCGTCTCGTTAAGGGGATATGGTCTTGGCTCTGGAATTTCTCTTTTGATTAGGGTGAAGTTGGTTTTCTAATTGGTTCCTGAGTCTTCAAGATTTCATTCAAGCAAGTAGTAGCTCTGAAGCTGATGTCACTCCAAGATTAGTATTTTCTGATCAAAAGAGGCATGCTATGTTCTGAGTATTTACTGCCCTTGATTTTGGAGTTAATTACCCGTCCTTGTTCTGAAGAAGAGGCACCAGTTCCATCATTTGGTTATGGGGTTTTACTTTTCACATTTGCTCCAACCATATGCTTGTACCCAAGCATATggttgaggggggatgttaagaGTATATTAGGGTATTTTGGTAACTTTGGTAGTAGAACAGCTGATATATAAGTCCATGTAAAACTGTAATTTGTAACAAAACTCAGTAACAccctctctccctttctctcatcttcttcttccttcgtcTCTGATTCATAGCTCAGCTTTCATGTATAAGACCCTAAAGAATTTTCTCTTTAATGTACTTTCTTTTTCAAcgaaaaggagaagaaaaaaattcagaattaTCCTTTAAAGGGCatatatattgataatgtaTTTGAGTGATAAATATGTATTGAGTTGGCATATGTCCATTCCGATCGACCACATTAGGCAGTTCACACAAGAATTTAATTGTTAGTTCAACGAACTTAAGATAAGCTTTTTTCAATTCCTCATTTCACACTTGAAACTCCATCATGCATGGGTAGGGAAatagggaggaagaagaagaacccatTTGGAATGTAGATGTTGAAATCAATGGTTTGGTACAAATTACAATCACTTACAAATCCGAAGCAAAAGCATGTAGCATGTTCAGGTATTAAATGTTAGGTGATTTCCATATCATCCCCATCCTTGTCTATGAAGTTAGCCACCCTACATTGAAATATATGCCTAATCCACCAACATGCCATTCTTGATGGATGATGAAATTAGCTTCATTTTCCTTAATTTTGACCTTTTTGTGGTTTCAATGGGGCAAACCATCAACTAACATCCCATGTGACCTAATGACCCCAAATAACCAAATTAGTATAGTTCAGGGGGTCAAGAACAAAAGGATATATTGCAAATGACGTTTTATGTACGTAAATGTGTAGAAATTCTTATTCATTACCATAAAAGAGTATGTATAGAATACCTTCCTATATATACGAACAGGATCGATCATTTGCTTATAATTTCAACTTTCAAACTTTGTATCACGTTAATGTTTTAAACAAATGTTGTTaaaggtttagggttttgattttaaATAAGGGCCGATGTAGTGTTTGTGACAAAAATCAGCCTAGTTCCAAGACCAAAATCCGACCGAAGATCCAGGCCAAGCATAGCCGTAGCACTGTGTGATACGCATATGTTACAACCGAGATTGGCCAAAACCACCACACATGCACGACACATGAAGAAGACCGCTAGACCTATCATAGAGGCCGCTTTGTGCAACGCTTGAGAATTAATGTCGTAGAATCAATATTCCTCCCACAGGACAACGTACTGTCTTTGGCCTAAAGCCACAACTGCGAACAACTCAACACAACACCACCAATGACGCTACCCTCGCGAATGCGAATTTACCAGAACGAACACTACCATGTTTGAAGGCTAGGCACCGCTTCGAAGAAAATCTCTAACGTAGGCCTTGATGCTCCGCCTCTATTCTTTTGCTCGAAACCCTAACTGAGCTCTATTCTAGTAATAAACCCACCAACATTGCCAAATAAAGAATGTAacactggaaaaaaaaatgcttaTTACACAAAGGTTAATGGCCGAAATACTCGGCGGCTCCATTGATTAAAGAACATTCCAACATTTCCAACAGAGCACGAATTAAGGGGTTGGTCAAGTCCTAGCTGCAACTCACTCACTTTGGGCAAAGGTGAAACAAAAGCGCAAAAAAGCCAACCCACTTACTTATTTGTTTGTCTAGACCCGCCAGATTATTTTGGTAGCAAACTTTGTCCTACGAAATCTCTCTTACCCTTTTTCATTATGTAAAAGATGCCAATAAGTAAATTTATATTACCCAACTGTGAAACACCCAGAaatcccatctctctctctctctctctctctctggtttgCTTGTATATCAAGGTATGAACTTGATGGTGTTGCATGTGGACCTCAGCCTATCAATTACCTCACTCATCAACGCAACGAATTAACAAATCGGAAAAAGTGATTATAAATTAAAGCTAAATAGAGGGAAGTGGTTAATCTCAAGGACGGGGAGTCATTATGGTTTGGTTAACTAAAGGTTAAGATACTACTGCTGCCCACATAATTGTCAACCAATGTGGACCATCCGATCGATTGTAACACTTGCATGCAACAATTtgcaatagtttttttttttatagttattTGATGATTGAAAAAAATCCATTACTGTTATTTTATTCCTTTAATAACTTATTCCGTCAAGTTTTTCTCTTACTCATTTTTATTTTACATTGTATAAGTCTAACAAGTAAAATCTATCATTTCTCAAAGAAGAGTTTCTAATGAgaaccactaaaatgaggactagttgaaattttttttgtgaaactcacttttcgatcacatttatGCAAATCAACTGTTAAATGTTTAAATAttcatgtgtagatcatttatacaatttttcaaccaaattaaaaattgttaagacattcataatcgtgatttatcagttatgaacatgaacagttcatgtttgacagatttggttcatccattgatttgatctagttcagtATCTTAACGATtaataatttaaaataaaatttttagaagtgatctactcatgcagaCATAAACATCTAACAATTGATTTAccgtaatgtaatcgaaaaatAGGTCTCTCAGATCATTGATTAGAAAGTCTTCATTAGAACGGCTTCCCATTCCTCAGAGTACTCTTTAAATGATTGAAAATTGTTCTATCATCTAATTATTGTCAAATAAGTAAGCGTTTTTTTTATTGACATTTAAATTCTAATGAAGAATCACTTATTTATTTGATAACAATTAAACGACGAGAAGGTACGTTCTTAATTtcgctgatttttttttcttttttttgcatAGCTAATTTTCAAATTGTGAACTAGAAATTGCGCAGTCTCCTCCATGAAACACAATGTGGCAtgagaaagaaaatacaaaGAGTTGGTTAAAAATGTTGCTAGCATTTCTTCTTGCTTGAAAGTCAGAAGCCATTGAGTTAGCTAAGTTTAGAATCAAGTaacattgaaaaacaaaaatgtgTGACATGCATGGAGATGCGAAGCCGAATTAGCTTACTCCAATGaatctccccttgattttcccctatctttttcttcaaatttaatTGAATGCAAATCTGATGAAATCTTATAACGTGTGATTGAATTTCTAGATTCTAAGAGTGCGTTTACTCAACTTAAATGAGATTGAGAAGGAATTGAGCATAAAAGGAACAAGAATACTaacatttaaaattaaaatagaaaTCCATGATCGAGtattttgaattattgaaacaTATGGTGGTGTATTTTAGTAGAAAATATTGTTTTATAAGCAAATAAATGTGCTTTTGGGTTATTAAAATATTGTTTGTGCTATCATTTCATGACGCTCTCTCGATACTTATTGTACTCTGGAGTCAGGCTCTATGCCCCTCCCCTGTAttatgcaatttcattaattcaGACTTGAGAGCTGACGCATCAGccatttttcaaaaaataataataataatatattaggGTGTTTATGGCATGAAAAATTGGTTTAGGGCGGAATCATTTTCCATTACCTACTCCCTTTTAAGAAATGACAATAAAATAGTCATTCCTGATTTTAATGTGTGCCGCATGTAATTATCATTCTCTTTTAGATTAGTAAATCATATAATTAAGAATCGAAGTTAATGAGAGTAATTCTCCTATATCCCACTCCCGTTTGCTGTTAGTGACCAACTCCTCGACATTGACATTTATCTATTTCAACTTTGCAAGTTCCCGGCACGTAAACAACCTCATGACATTGACATTTATCTATTTTAACTTTGCAAGTAGTTAAATGATGGTTGTGAATGATAGTAACTAAACTTGTTAACTCATAAAGTCAAGGCTCATAAGTCACCCATGCTACAAAAATTGGTCCATGCAATCAATGGTGGTGGTTGTTTCTACTAGAAGTTCATGATGCATTGTCGTCTCATGTGCATGTGTACCTTTCTGTACTACATCATAATCTCCTAACTACAAGTAACGCAAAGGCGTGACCAAGCTGCCATGATTCCAACCACTTGGGTTTTCCGTCCGAAACATAATCGTGCCCCCGAAAAGGTCAAATTACCTCCCCTCGCGAAATTAAATTTACCGAATTGCCCTTGATCTGGTTGGGAGATTGGTCAAATACTCAAATTATCAACTTTTGCTAATTTTATTGGGGCCAACAACAAACAACATTTTAAAGTTTGGGAGCTCCCGCCTCTTCAGTCAGACCCGGTTTTGctttttgttactttttttttacttttactttttgtATGAAGCTTCTTCTTACTTTTGTGAAGTTGGTAAATAAATTTGGACGGATTGGGACTCGAGGGAAATTAGGTATATATGGTATTATGTGGTGAGGTAACGAGGTATCATTTACTTTTCTTGAATTGTCACTTAAAGACCAAAGAGTGAAATAATTTTTAGTAGGGCAGCTGTGTTAAGGAGATGGTGTGATTGACTCAAAAACATACCAGAATTACTTTTGTTTTTACCTTTTCTTGTATACCAAAGTGCCCTAATATCAGGGCAGACTTTGAGATTTTATAGGTCTGAGGCGAAGAATCAAAATGTGGCCTTACATAATCAAATCGATTCTTTCAAGGCCCGTTAAAAGTCAATAACTTGAGACAGCTGCCTCAGTTGGCACCCCTCAGGACCGGCCTTGCCTGATACACATTCTGCTAGTACACTGAGCAGTCGAATGAGATCAAATGACAATTTGTGAAAGTTAGATTATTTTGTAGTAaggaaaattcttctatgcactgGCGGTGCAAGTGAACCAGCAGATTCAAGTCATTCAACAGATTTCAGCctttgatatttatagataaTATTTTacttaataattaaaaaaaaaaaacttaatgataTTCAATCGTCCATTTTTATTGGTGCAAATATACGTCGATGCATTGGATAGTCTCTTGTAGTAACGCATCAACATGCCTTGTAGGACTACAAGGAGTCAAGGACAAGACACTTGCTGGATATATTAAGGAAAGATTGGATCGGAAATGAAACAATCAATGCCAATCTAAAGAGTTTCAGAATGGAATTTATTATCTTTAATTGGCTTGTGAGTTTTTATAACGAAGGGGGAGTGCCGGGTTGGGTTGGGATAGAATGATAGATAATTAATTGCAATGCCAAAAAATTCCATGCTTTTCCATGAAAAACTGAAAGACGCTGAATGCTTTAGCCACAAGGTTTTGTGCATTAAATTTCCAGAGCTTTTTTTTATTGCATTTATGGCTGAAGTTGATGGCTTCAATTCTCCTTTCACTAAAATCAGTATGACCCCCCAACTGAGAGTTTCGTGCAATGTGTGAAAGCTTTAATACTCGCATTTGAATTTACTGTATTGTCCATATATATAATCATTTTCTTAAGTTTGAGAATTAGCAATATTCTCATTTTCTTTTGCCCAATAGTATGGTTAGGTAAAATGTGCTAAAACTTCCACATGCATAAATAATcacattgaaaagaaaaaaaaaagctaggCGTCTGATGACTTACCGTTAAGAAAATAGCAAAAAAAGGTAATATAGAAATTACGGTGAGCATGATGTTGTGACatcattaattttcttttatcatctaaaaaaaaatttgaataaaaTAGAAAACTCTATTTACATTCACGCAATATATTGAAGCtgaatgaaatgaaagcaaacacgAAATATTAAAGATTAAAAATGCCAATAAATCATAATGCATGAAAAGTAAGACCCCCGACTCCTTAGATCTTTAGATTTATGTTGCTATCTCTAGCTACATGTGTTTCTTTCAAATGTAGTTTTGATGTAATACGACACATGATCGTGGAACACACCCAGCAAAATGTATCACAAGATTTGAAGTTCACATGGAGCACATTCACATGGTGCAAAATCATACCCCATCATTAGATTCATTACCAATTAACCATAGGTGTCATTTATatatccattagggaactatttGAGTCttccaaaatcaaagaaaaaccAAGGAAAGCCCCGTAAAACTGCCACCAAACAATGTCTTAAATTCCACAGCAAAAATTTAATTAAGCATTGTTCTTCTAGCTACTTGATTCATGGCGGGTCAAACAAAAACCCATAAGGCCGTGATTGGCGCCTGGAATTACATTTCACCCCAAACACGCCATTACCcaaaataacaataaaataaaTCAAAGCTATATTAAATAAAATCCGATTGGGCGCAGAACCAGCAGAATACCGTGACGTCTGTTCCCGTGACCCATCCGTACTCCCCCTCCGTAACGGCCCCGGCTGACGTGGCAAGGACAAAGGGGTCCGTCGGTCGTAAGGCGCAAACAGTTAGTTGAGTAAAAAGTAAAAGGCGGGTGCAGTAAAAAAGTAACTTTGAGTACTAAGGAGGACTGGAGGAGTAGTTAATGTTGGTGGCGGGGGTTGCTTTGGTTGTTGGGTTAAAGAGAAGTAGAGAACCTAATCCAAAGAAATATATAAAATTACCGGCGTTTCTAGTTAGTTAACTGTAAACGGCGTTAAGGAGACTTAAGGGGGGGTCATTAATCGTGTATATATAGAAGGGGGAGCTCATTCTCTGACTCATCCTCACTTGGGTTTTTTTggctctcttctcttctctgcaCACAAAACACCGAAACACACCGTTTTGTGTGCTTTCCTCTGCTCTTCTCTCACTGTCTTCAATTTTCTCTGCTCCCACATTCCCTCTTCTTCTCACAttaacacagagagagagagagagagagagaagaaagagcaaTGGCGGTTTCCGAGAGTAAGAAATGGATTATGGCTTGCGTGTCGGTGCTTCTCTTGTTCTGCTTCGTCGCTGTAATGTCCGGTAGAGTTAGCCTCGACGGCACCTCTCTCATCAGGTttaaccccccccccctctctgtGTTCTTTTTTACTGTGGTAATATTCTTGAAAGCAGAATCTGAGCTacattcttcctcttcttcttctttgagtGAAACGAGGTTCAGAAATTGAGAGGTTTCATGGAATTTCGGGGGCTCCGTCATTAATAGCATTTCTCTTTTGCTTTTACAAGCTTTGAAGAATTTAGAGAGAAAATTATGAGAGTTCTTGGTGTTGTGTAGAAGTTGAAGCGGCGTCGTTTTGcttatttgtttttttggtttgtttgtgCAGGAATGGAGGGACTGAGGAGTTGTTGAAGAGCTCGAGCAATTCATCAATGGCGGCCAGGTCGGTTTCGGTAACCCACccggagttaattttttttttttctttttcttttttggtttttcactTCCTGTCCACGTGGATGGATCTCAACCGTTCTGTGTGTTGCCTTCTCGTTTCTCAGCCGTTGGGGTTAACCGTACATGGCAATCTCAGCCGTTGAGATCCAGATCCCTAGATCTGGGCCGTTTAGTCCGTTATAGTTCGTTTGCATTCCCCCTCGGATCCCTCCCCTCTTTCTTTTCAACGCATTTCCATAACTACCCTCACCACCGACCCTAATTCACACTCCTCACCTCACTCCCCCGTACTCTTTTTCCTTGGGGCAATTCGGTCATGCCGACTGcggttttctctctcctcagtcCTCAGACAAACCGCCCCTAACCGTTTTTACTCGACACTGTCTGCACCTGGCCTCGAGCACAGCACACAAAACAGTCCCACAGTGAACCCCTGTCCGCCACTGAAACGTGTCGCTCTCTGATCGGCTCCCTTTCTTCTTTTGTCCCAACCTCAACGGGTCCTTGGCCTGAGAGAGTTGAGAGTGATACGTTTTTTTTGGAGTCACATGGGTCAAATTGGATTTTGTgtaatttctttctttggttaatttttttttttttttttttttttgggtgggggTCTGAtattttgttgtttgatttgacTGAATATTCCAGGGTGAATGAGAATGATGATGAAGGCTTGAATAAGCATGCAGTTGAGAACCCTGAGGAAATTGCTTCAATGGTTGACATGTGCGtttccctctcctctctctctctctctattggATAAAGACAGCTAACGTTTTTGGTCCCTACCTGCACAATTCTATATGGGTTCATTTGTGATTATTGTTTTCTGGTTTCAGCATGTGTAATGCACATGAGGGTAGATAATGAAAGGGACACTGGGAAGCTTTGATTTTGACTGCATTCAGTTTTGGTGGGTAGGTTAGATGAGGGATGTGGGGGAATTGTAGCTGTGATTAACCTAACTAACGCAATTGGGGTTTGCATTAAACCCACTTACCAGTGGTGTTGTTACTGACCTCCATTTTCTGCATTTTCACATTTCCCTTTTCTGTCATAATCACTGGTTTTGGAGATGAGCATATGCATCCCACATGCTCATAATGAAATGCCATATCTGGTGCTGAGCCAGTGAATTTGATAATAGTTAGGTCTGTGTTGCTCATATGTGTAGACCTCTATGTCAAACAGAGGAGGCCATCCAATAAAGATGCTATAGGCTTTTTACCCCCTCCCCTTTTTCCCCTGCTTTTTAATTGTCGTTCTTGTTACTATTATTACTACTTTTATGAAGGggattttttttgaaagatcTTGTCAAAGTGAAAGCGCTGTTAAGTTTCTTATAATGTTTGTCTGAAATGATTTGGTTAGATTTAGATCTTATAAACTCGGTTGACGTTTGGTTACCTTTTACAAATGGAATATAATAATTGAACAAAAACAATGATTAAAAAGATCACATCTCTGATTTCATTTGTGGACAACAGTTAATCCATAAATGGACAAACTAGTTGCAATGTCCAGACTAAGCTGGCTACCTTGTAGTACAGGACATAAAAGGAAACTAGGGAGAAATTGGCATCATTAAAATTCCATAGGAAATTATTATCCCACTTCTTACGTTTTACCATGAATAGGAAATAAAAGTGAACTTTCTTTCTGTCTGATTGTTTGCTACTGGGGCATGACCAATGCATCATCATATGCTTGAATTATGTTTGAACATGTTTCTTTTTTGACATTAATGGTAACAGTAGAACCACTTTTGATATTGCAGGAGTATCCGCAACAGCACTGAAAGGAGAAAGCTGGGCTACTTCTCATGTGGAACTGGAAATCCCATTGATGATTGCTGGCGTTGTGATCCCAACTGGCAAAAGAACCGCAAGCGTCTTGCAGACTGTGGCATTGGTTTCGGCAGAAATGCCATTGGTGGTCGTGATGGACGCTTCTATGTTGTCACTGACCCTAAAGATGATGATCCCGTTAACCCCAGACCCGGTACTCTGCGCCATGCTGTCATCCAGGATGAGCCTCTCTGGATTGTGTTCAAACGTGACATGGTGATCCAATTGAAGCAGGAGCTTCTCATGAATAGCTTCAAGACCATTGATGGCCGTGGAGTCAATGTCCACATTGCTAATGGAGCATGCATTACAATCCAGTTTGTTACAAACATTATAGTTCATGGTCTGCATATCCATGACTGCAAGCCCACAGGAAATGCTATGGTAAGGAGCTCCCCATCTCACTTTGGGTGGAGGACAATGGCTGATGGTGATGCTGTCTCCATCTTCGGGTCAAGCCATATCTGGGTTGATCACAATTCCCTCTCCAATTGTGCTGATGGTCTTGTTGATGCTGTCATGGGGTCAACTGCTATTACCATCTCAAACAACCACTTTACCCACCACAATGAAGTATGTCTAATGCCTCTTTCTGATTAATATTTACTTCCATCTgtatttttgttgtgataatgaCATTTTATCTATGCAATTGAATCAGGTTATGCTGTTGGGCCACAGTGATTCTTATACCAGGGACAAGCAAATGCAGGTGACTATTGCCTACAACCA
Coding sequences within:
- the LOC133709019 gene encoding probable pectate lyase 8; translation: MAVSESKKWIMACVSVLLLFCFVAVMSGRVSLDGTSLIRNGGTEELLKSSSNSSMAARVNENDDEGLNKHAVENPEEIASMVDMSIRNSTERRKLGYFSCGTGNPIDDCWRCDPNWQKNRKRLADCGIGFGRNAIGGRDGRFYVVTDPKDDDPVNPRPGTLRHAVIQDEPLWIVFKRDMVIQLKQELLMNSFKTIDGRGVNVHIANGACITIQFVTNIIVHGLHIHDCKPTGNAMVRSSPSHFGWRTMADGDAVSIFGSSHIWVDHNSLSNCADGLVDAVMGSTAITISNNHFTHHNEVMLLGHSDSYTRDKQMQVTIAYNHFGEGLIQRMPRCRHGYFHVVNNDYTHWEMYAIGGSAEPTINSQGNRYAAPTNPFAKEVTKRVETAQTQWRGWNWRSEGDLLLNGAFFTPSGAGASAVYARASSLGAKSSAMVGTITAGAGVLGCRRGHTC